In Acidisarcina polymorpha, the DNA window GCCTCATTCCACTGCTTGTGGCCTTCGTCAAGCTCCTGGCGGGCTACCTCGGTATCGATCTCTTCCGGCTTCAGGGCCGAATCGGCGAGGATCGTGACTCGCTCCGGCAAGACCTCCACGAATCCCCAGGAGACGTGGAATCGCTGCTCGCCTGCTTGCCCGCCGTGCAAGCGGACCTCGCCTGACCCCAGCTCCGCCAGTAGCGGAGCATGCCCCGGCAGCACTTCCATGTACCCTGACACTGAAGGCAACTCGACCGCAGTAGCCGTCTGATCGACCAGGATGTGGTCGGGAGTAACCAGCCTCACCTGAATTTCATTTCCATCAGCCATTGTTTACTCATTCACCGCTGTATCTCTCAACACTGTTGCGCGAATCCGCCTAGGCATTCTTCATCTTCTCGGCAGCTTCGAGGACTTCTTCGATCGCACCCTTCATGTAGA includes these proteins:
- the atpC gene encoding ATP synthase F1 subunit epsilon — protein: MADGNEIQVRLVTPDHILVDQTATAVELPSVSGYMEVLPGHAPLLAELGSGEVRLHGGQAGEQRFHVSWGFVEVLPERVTILADSALKPEEIDTEVARQELDEGHKQWNEAGDSEDKYADANELIADAESKLASAGSKG